AGATAATCCCTATTACATTTTAAATTCAGGACAAACAGATTGTGTTGGGAAATTTAACTTCTTTAGATTCAAAGGGAAAAACTTTACCCCTGTAAGAAGCGATTTCAATAGGAATTTTAAGCGTTCAAAACTTTAATCAACGATATAAGAAGAAAGAAATATGACAGATCCAGCTTTTTTTAAAGGAAAAAACATTCTCATCACAGGCGGTACGGGGAGCTTTGGACGGGCTTTTACAAAAAAGTTGTTAACGCACCATCAACCTAACAAAATCATCATTTTTAGTCGCGATGAGTGGAAACAGTGGGAAATGAAAGGCTCCAACCCTCTTTTTCAAGACCAGCGCATGCGTTATTTTCTAGGAGATGTTCGTGACTACAAACGGTTGGTCAGAGCTTTTAATGAAGTGGATATCGTCATTCATGCAGCAGCTTTAAAACAAGTTCCCGCAGCAGAGTATAACCCTTCAGAGTTCATCAAAACAAATGTTTTGGGGGCTATGAATATCATCGATGCAGCAATTGAATGTGGTGTCAAAAAAGTTTTAGCGCTCTCTTCTGATAAAGCCGTGAATCCAGTGAATCTCTACGGAGCAACCAAGCTATGTGCCGACAAGCTCTTCGTCGCCGGTAATGCCTATGTCGGAGCAAGGGGCTATCCAACCTTTTGCGTTGTGCGCTATGGCAATGTGGCGGCAAGCCGAGGGAGTATCATTCCCCTCTGGCTTAAGATGATCGCCAACGGCCGTAAGTCCCTGCCTGTCACAGACCCGCGCATGACGCGGTTTTGGATCACCCTCGACCAGGCCGTAGATCTTGTTGTCGATTGTTCACAAAACGCCTTAGGGGGAGAAGTGTTTGTTCCTAAGCTGCCTAGTGTCAAGATCATCGACATCGCTAATGCTATTGCACCAGGGGAGCCCGTCGAGATTCTCGGCGTGAGAGAGGGAGAGAAGCTGCATGAGCTGATGATTGGTTCGGATGATTCGCGCCACACTCTCGATTTTGGTCCTTACTATGTGATTGTTCCTGAATTTACGTTTCAGGACAAGGGGCTGCTGGGGAAGTTCCTAGGCCAGCGGAGCCATCAGGGCCTTCCCGATGGGTTTGTCTATGGGTCGGACACCAATCCCGTCTGGCTAGATAAAGAGGAAATTCGAGCGCAGATCGATCGGTTGTCAAGACATGAGGACTATTAAGAATAGTGATTAGAGTTAGATAAATTTAAAAGAGTTAGAAAATAGACAAAAGAGTTAAAGGGTAGAAGAGTTGGGCTGTTCTGGCTTCGAGTGATCGCGTCCTCGGCTTGGAGGTATGCACCTGCACAACCTCGCGTGCCTGCGGTGCAACCCCTCTTTGCCATACCAGCCGCGGTGGCAATTATAGCCATAAATGGCTAATTGCAATCCTTAGCAAATCTTATAAATAGATTAATCGTTGTGATTGTAATGGATCAGCCAACAATATAAAGATTTTAATCCAGTTAAGACAGTTCTTATCAGCACTATCCAATTAGTCAAAACGCTTCCTTTTTCACTTGGGAAACAACTTTCTTAGCCAATTCATCTGAAATTACATTTGGTTAAATTCTTTTTAAAAATTGCAATTAGCCATTTATGGCTATAATTGCCACCGCGGCTGGTATGGCAAAGAGGGATTGCACCGCAGGCGCGCGAGGTTGTGCAGGTGCACACCTCCAAGCCGAGGACGCGATCGCTCGAAGCCAGAACAGCCCAACCCTTCTACTCTCTAACTTTTCTGAATCTATCTAAAACTAATCACTTTCATTCCCCCCCTAGCTATCCTTCAAATCTTTTAAACCTTCCTCCTATCGCCATTCTTGGCCACTTTTCTTGAAAAACCTCCTCATTGCTAAATGATTTGTTGGCAATAATCAAAGTTTTATTTATAAACCCTTCTTTTGAGAACCTTCTTTCATAGGAGCCTTCTGAAGATGCGTGTGGGGGTCATTGGAATTAACCATAAATTGGCAGATTTAAACTTGCGAGAAAAACTCGCAAAAGGGTGTCAAAGAAGATTTGGCCTTGAAAGCTCTCTGCATGAGGGGCACACTTTTTTGCT
Above is a genomic segment from Chlamydiales bacterium STE3 containing:
- a CDS encoding UDP-N-acetylglucosamine 4,6-dehydratase (inverting) (Product derived from UniProtKB/Swiss-Prot:Q5QKR8;Gene name derived from UniProtKB/Swiss-Prot:Q5QKR8;EC number derived from UniProtKB/Swiss-Prot:Q5QKR8) — encoded protein: MTDPAFFKGKNILITGGTGSFGRAFTKKLLTHHQPNKIIIFSRDEWKQWEMKGSNPLFQDQRMRYFLGDVRDYKRLVRAFNEVDIVIHAAALKQVPAAEYNPSEFIKTNVLGAMNIIDAAIECGVKKVLALSSDKAVNPVNLYGATKLCADKLFVAGNAYVGARGYPTFCVVRYGNVAASRGSIIPLWLKMIANGRKSLPVTDPRMTRFWITLDQAVDLVVDCSQNALGGEVFVPKLPSVKIIDIANAIAPGEPVEILGVREGEKLHELMIGSDDSRHTLDFGPYYVIVPEFTFQDKGLLGKFLGQRSHQGLPDGFVYGSDTNPVWLDKEEIRAQIDRLSRHEDY